The Streptomyces sp. HUAS CB01 genome has a segment encoding these proteins:
- a CDS encoding transcriptional regulator: protein MAARPLVARQPNERLQALIQEAGCSNAGLARRVNMVGAERGLDLRYDKTSVARWLRGQQPRGRAPGIIAEALGRKLGRTVTIDEIGMANGKNLASGVGLQFAPTVLGAIEQVCELWRSDVGRRDFLTGSTVAASALVEPSRDWLITGADAQVARQAGARVGLPDVEAVRAMTKALTGLDHRFGAGHVRPVVVHYLNSVVSGLLSGSYREPVGRQLFAAVARLTELAGYMAVDTGQPGLAQRYYIQALRLAQAAGDRAYGGYVLAASMSHLAAELGNPREIAQLARAAQEGARGQVTPRAEAMFHAAEARGHALLGDARTCQEAAARAIAALDRANPDAGDDPDWIAHFDHAYLADELAHCHRDLGQADQAARRATESLDGHPESRARRRGIGLVLLATARLQQREVEEACRTGTRAMELLGTLRSSRGSEYLEDLHQRLEPYAAEPSVREFGARLQLQAA from the coding sequence ATGGCAGCGAGGCCACTCGTCGCCCGACAGCCGAACGAACGGCTGCAGGCGCTGATCCAGGAAGCCGGATGCTCCAACGCCGGTCTGGCCCGCAGGGTCAACATGGTCGGGGCGGAACGCGGCCTCGATCTGCGCTACGACAAGACGTCGGTGGCGCGCTGGCTGCGCGGGCAGCAGCCGCGCGGGCGGGCGCCCGGCATCATCGCCGAGGCACTGGGCCGCAAGCTGGGCCGCACGGTCACGATCGACGAGATCGGGATGGCCAACGGCAAGAACCTGGCCTCCGGGGTGGGACTGCAGTTCGCACCCACCGTGCTCGGTGCGATCGAGCAGGTCTGCGAGCTGTGGCGCAGCGACGTGGGCCGGCGCGACTTCCTGACCGGTTCGACGGTGGCCGCCTCGGCGCTCGTCGAACCCAGCAGGGACTGGCTGATCACCGGGGCGGACGCCCAGGTGGCCCGGCAGGCGGGGGCCCGCGTGGGGCTCCCGGACGTCGAGGCGGTGCGGGCGATGACGAAGGCGCTCACCGGGCTCGACCACCGGTTCGGTGCCGGGCACGTACGGCCGGTCGTCGTCCACTACCTCAACAGCGTGGTGTCCGGGCTGCTCTCCGGCTCGTACCGCGAGCCGGTGGGGCGGCAGCTCTTCGCCGCGGTGGCGCGGCTCACGGAGCTGGCGGGCTACATGGCCGTCGACACGGGCCAGCCGGGCCTCGCCCAGCGCTACTACATCCAGGCCCTGCGGCTGGCCCAGGCCGCGGGCGACCGCGCGTACGGGGGCTATGTCCTGGCCGCGTCGATGAGCCACCTCGCCGCGGAACTCGGGAATCCGAGGGAGATCGCACAGCTCGCCCGGGCCGCGCAGGAAGGCGCCCGGGGCCAGGTCACACCGAGGGCGGAGGCGATGTTCCACGCGGCGGAGGCCCGGGGGCACGCGCTGCTCGGGGACGCCCGTACCTGCCAGGAGGCGGCCGCCAGGGCGATCGCGGCGCTGGACCGGGCGAACCCCGATGCCGGTGACGACCCGGACTGGATCGCCCATTTCGACCACGCGTACCTCGCCGACGAACTGGCCCACTGCCACCGCGACCTCGGCCAGGCCGACCAGGCGGCCCGCCGGGCCACCGAGTCCCTGGACGGCCATCCCGAGTCGCGCGCACGGCGCCGGGGGATCGGGCTGGTCCTGCTCGCCACGGCCCGGCTCCAGCAGCGCGAGGTCGAGGAGGCCTGCCGCACGGGCACCCGGGCGATGGAACTCCTCGGCACCCTCCGTTCGAGCCGGGGCTCGGAATACCTGGAGGACCTGCACCAGCGGCTGGAGCCGTACGCGGCGGAGCCGTCGGTGCGCGAGTTCGGCGCGAGGCTGCAACTGCAGGCGGCGTGA
- a CDS encoding bifunctional DNA primase/polymerase, whose product MEDTIDGSIGLTGAAQIPAQRGTQLLDSAVRYVEERHWEVFPGTWLEPVEGAERCSCGAAVCDAPGAHAALPDWSGQGTGSAAAARRLWGRHPKASILLPTGRTFDALDVPESAGFLALARMERMDMALGPVACAPNRRMLFLVLPGAAVKLADLVRRLGWMPGSLDLVARGEGQYMAAPPTRVGGQGAVQWVRKPTPANRWLPDAEELISPLAYACGREAADGRDRRS is encoded by the coding sequence GTGGAAGACACCATCGACGGGTCGATCGGCCTCACCGGGGCGGCACAGATCCCCGCACAGCGCGGCACACAACTGCTGGACAGCGCGGTCCGTTACGTGGAGGAGCGCCACTGGGAGGTGTTCCCCGGCACCTGGCTGGAGCCCGTCGAGGGCGCCGAACGGTGCTCCTGCGGCGCGGCCGTGTGCGATGCGCCGGGGGCGCACGCCGCCCTGCCGGACTGGTCGGGCCAGGGGACCGGCAGCGCCGCCGCCGCGCGCCGGCTGTGGGGCAGGCACCCGAAGGCGTCGATCCTGCTGCCCACGGGCCGGACGTTCGACGCCCTGGATGTCCCGGAGTCGGCGGGCTTCCTCGCGCTGGCCCGGATGGAGCGGATGGACATGGCCCTGGGGCCGGTGGCCTGCGCCCCGAACCGGCGCATGCTGTTCCTCGTCCTGCCGGGCGCTGCCGTGAAACTCGCGGACCTGGTGCGCAGGCTCGGCTGGATGCCCGGCTCGCTCGACCTGGTGGCGCGCGGCGAGGGCCAGTACATGGCGGCGCCGCCGACGCGCGTCGGCGGCCAGGGCGCCGTGCAGTGGGTCCGCAAGCCCACGCCCGCGAACCGCTGGCTGCCGGACGCCGAGGAGCTGATCAGCCCGCTGGCCTACGCATGCGGTCGGGAGGCCGCCGACGGGCGGGACCGCCGATCGTAG
- a CDS encoding ABC transporter ATP-binding protein yields the protein MPDQASDRTVDTTGCAPGAAPLAVRVEGLWKRFGEQIAVAGVDLVLPAGQFIGLVGPNGAGKTTTLSMITGLLRPDQGRVEVVGHDVWKDPVEVKARIGVLPEGLRLFERLSGGELLAYTGRLRGLPGEEVDKRAAQLLDVLDLAGARHKLVVDYSTGMRKKIGLAAALLHNPQVLFLDEPFEGVDPVSAQTIRGVLERYTASGATVVFSSHVMELVESLCDWVAVMAAGRIRAHGPLAEVRGSARSLQDAFLELVGANGRDSGDALDWLGGGTR from the coding sequence ATGCCGGACCAGGCATCGGACCGGACGGTGGACACGACGGGCTGTGCGCCCGGGGCGGCACCTCTGGCCGTCCGTGTCGAGGGGCTCTGGAAGCGGTTCGGCGAACAGATCGCGGTCGCCGGCGTCGATCTCGTCCTGCCCGCGGGCCAGTTCATCGGTCTGGTCGGCCCGAACGGCGCCGGCAAGACCACGACGCTGTCGATGATCACCGGACTGCTCCGCCCCGACCAGGGACGCGTCGAGGTCGTCGGCCACGACGTCTGGAAGGACCCGGTCGAGGTGAAGGCCCGGATCGGGGTCCTGCCCGAGGGCCTGCGGCTGTTCGAGCGGCTTTCGGGCGGTGAACTCCTCGCCTACACGGGCCGGTTGCGCGGCCTCCCGGGCGAGGAGGTCGACAAGCGGGCCGCCCAGCTGCTGGACGTACTGGATCTCGCGGGCGCACGGCACAAGCTGGTCGTCGACTACTCGACCGGGATGCGCAAGAAGATCGGCCTGGCGGCGGCTCTGCTGCACAATCCCCAGGTGCTCTTCCTGGACGAGCCGTTCGAGGGCGTCGACCCGGTGTCCGCCCAGACCATCCGCGGGGTCCTGGAGCGGTACACCGCGTCCGGGGCGACCGTCGTGTTCTCCAGCCATGTGATGGAGCTGGTGGAGTCGCTCTGCGACTGGGTCGCGGTGATGGCCGCCGGACGGATCAGGGCCCACGGACCCCTCGCGGAGGTCCGCGGCTCGGCGAGGTCCCTGCAGGACGCCTTCCTGGAGCTCGTCGGCGCGAACGGGCGGGACAGCGGCGACGCGCTGGACTGGCTCGGCGGCGGTACGCGGTGA
- a CDS encoding transporter, producing the protein MTATTAGPAPSLTSVFVRLKLSLLANGLRQSSGRTAAFITSAVLALLVAAGQLIGFFLLRGTPHAASLVVLLIAVLALGWAFLPLFFPSGDETLDPTRLVMLPLRPGPMVSALLVASLVGIGPLFTLCLVVGAALALAHGAAGVVAAAVAVPLAVLVCVALARAVAAANTRLLTSRKGRDLAVLSGLVIAVGIQVVNFGVQRLGQAGGLTALEPAAAVARWIPPASALGAVDSASTGAYGTAAAQLALSAAALAALLYGWQRSLTRLMTAPDGSTLAAASEPTRRSTSTGLHRLLPGGRTGTVMQRSLRYVWRDPKTKTAWVTALVIGLIVPLFNALQGTGSIYFACFASGMLGIQMYNQFGQDTSAFWMVAQTIASPRDAYLELRARALALLLITLPYTLLVTVATAAVLGDWRALPEALGIALGLLGAMMATGAVASARFPYSIPQDSAYKNVAPGQGGLAWISIFGGMIASALLCSPLIALTIWLNAANAESAIWVLLPLGAVYGAVVAWGGLRVAAPQTAARLPEILTAVSKG; encoded by the coding sequence GTGACGGCCACGACGGCCGGCCCGGCCCCCTCGCTCACGTCCGTCTTCGTACGGCTCAAGCTGTCGCTGCTGGCCAACGGGCTGCGGCAGTCGTCCGGCCGCACGGCCGCGTTCATCACCTCGGCCGTCCTGGCGCTGCTGGTCGCCGCCGGCCAGCTCATCGGCTTCTTCCTGCTGCGCGGCACGCCGCACGCCGCCTCGCTGGTGGTCCTGCTGATCGCGGTGCTGGCGCTGGGCTGGGCGTTCCTCCCCCTCTTCTTCCCGAGCGGCGACGAGACGCTGGACCCGACCCGGCTGGTCATGCTGCCGCTGCGGCCGGGCCCGATGGTGTCGGCCCTGCTCGTGGCGTCCCTGGTGGGCATCGGACCGCTGTTCACGCTCTGCCTGGTGGTCGGCGCCGCGCTGGCCCTGGCGCACGGGGCCGCGGGGGTGGTGGCCGCGGCCGTGGCGGTGCCGCTTGCGGTGCTGGTGTGCGTGGCGCTGGCCCGGGCGGTGGCCGCGGCCAACACCCGCCTGCTGACCAGCCGCAAGGGCCGCGATCTGGCCGTGCTGAGCGGTCTGGTGATCGCGGTCGGGATCCAGGTCGTGAACTTCGGTGTGCAGCGCCTCGGTCAGGCGGGCGGGCTCACGGCACTGGAGCCGGCGGCGGCCGTGGCCCGCTGGATCCCTCCGGCGTCGGCGCTCGGCGCGGTCGACTCGGCGAGCACGGGAGCGTACGGGACCGCCGCCGCGCAACTCGCGCTGTCCGCCGCAGCCCTGGCCGCACTGCTGTACGGATGGCAGCGCAGTCTGACCCGGCTGATGACCGCCCCGGACGGGTCGACGCTCGCGGCGGCCTCCGAACCCACCCGCCGGAGCACGTCCACGGGTCTGCACCGGCTGCTGCCCGGCGGACGCACGGGCACGGTCATGCAGCGCAGCCTCCGTTACGTCTGGCGTGACCCGAAGACGAAGACGGCGTGGGTGACGGCGCTGGTGATCGGGCTGATCGTGCCGCTGTTCAACGCCCTCCAGGGCACCGGCTCGATCTACTTCGCGTGCTTCGCGTCGGGGATGCTCGGCATCCAGATGTACAACCAGTTCGGCCAGGACACGTCGGCGTTCTGGATGGTCGCGCAGACGATCGCGTCGCCCCGCGACGCCTATCTCGAACTGCGTGCCCGGGCACTGGCGTTGCTGCTGATCACCCTGCCGTACACGCTGCTGGTCACGGTCGCCACGGCCGCCGTGCTGGGCGACTGGCGGGCGCTGCCGGAGGCGCTGGGGATCGCGCTCGGGCTGCTCGGCGCGATGATGGCGACCGGGGCGGTGGCCTCGGCACGCTTCCCGTACTCGATTCCGCAGGACAGCGCGTACAAGAACGTGGCTCCCGGGCAGGGCGGGCTCGCGTGGATCTCCATCTTCGGCGGGATGATCGCCTCGGCGCTGCTGTGCTCCCCGCTGATCGCGCTGACGATCTGGCTGAACGCCGCGAACGCCGAGTCGGCGATATGGGTCCTGCTGCCGCTGGGCGCCGTGTACGGCGCGGTGGTGGCGTGGGGCGGGCTCCGGGTGGCGGCCCCGCAGACGGCCGCACGGCTGCCGGAGATCCTGACGGCGGTCAGCAAGGGATGA
- a CDS encoding subtilase-type protease inhibitor, whose translation MRYIVHTLGATASAAALVLSGLAAGTAHADAAGDTGLYAPSALVLAVGRGEAAATATVERAVTLNCAPAPGGTHPSADAACRELTAVEGEFAMLAGSSGRPCTRQWDPVTITATGVWQGKRVDWSATYGNACEMRESMNGSTVFAF comes from the coding sequence ATGCGTTACATCGTCCACACACTCGGCGCGACGGCCTCCGCAGCGGCGCTCGTGCTCAGCGGCCTGGCCGCAGGCACCGCGCACGCCGATGCCGCCGGTGACACGGGGCTCTACGCGCCGTCCGCCCTGGTGCTGGCGGTCGGCAGGGGCGAGGCCGCCGCGACGGCGACCGTCGAGCGCGCGGTCACGCTGAACTGCGCTCCGGCGCCCGGCGGCACCCACCCGTCCGCCGACGCGGCCTGCCGGGAACTGACGGCGGTGGAAGGCGAGTTCGCCATGCTGGCCGGCTCGTCCGGCCGCCCCTGTACCCGGCAGTGGGACCCGGTCACGATCACCGCCACCGGGGTCTGGCAGGGCAAGCGCGTCGACTGGTCGGCCACGTACGGCAACGCCTGCGAGATGCGGGAGAGCATGAACGGCTCGACGGTGTTCGCCTTCTGA
- a CDS encoding alpha/beta fold hydrolase: protein MVRRIDVTGTAGVRLAAWEFADPPKGHGETDRAPGVLLLHGLMGRASHWAPTARWLAERHRAIALDQRGHGRSERPADGAFTREAYVADAAAAVEQLGLGPAVLVGHSMGALTAWQLAAERPDLVQALVICDMRASALGAASQREWEDWFRSWPVPFATLADVRKWFGEDDPWVERPNPARGEFFAEVMAERADGWRPVFSRRQMLRSRATWVHDAHWDSLAQVACPTLVVRGLDGELGRAEAQEMVRVLARGQYAEVADAGHLVHYDQPDAWRAVVEPFLEGVLTA, encoded by the coding sequence ATGGTGCGGCGCATCGACGTGACCGGTACGGCCGGTGTACGGCTCGCTGCCTGGGAGTTCGCCGACCCGCCCAAGGGGCACGGCGAGACGGACCGCGCCCCGGGCGTCTTACTCCTCCACGGGCTGATGGGCCGGGCCTCGCACTGGGCCCCCACCGCCCGCTGGCTGGCCGAGCGGCACCGGGCGATCGCCCTCGACCAGCGGGGGCACGGCCGGAGCGAGCGGCCGGCCGACGGCGCGTTCACCCGCGAGGCGTACGTCGCCGACGCGGCGGCCGCGGTCGAGCAGCTGGGGCTGGGCCCCGCCGTCCTCGTCGGCCACTCCATGGGCGCCCTCACCGCATGGCAGCTCGCCGCCGAGCGTCCCGACCTCGTCCAGGCCCTGGTCATCTGCGACATGCGCGCCTCCGCCCTCGGGGCCGCCTCCCAGCGGGAGTGGGAGGACTGGTTCCGTTCGTGGCCCGTGCCCTTCGCGACCCTCGCCGACGTGCGCAAGTGGTTCGGCGAGGACGACCCCTGGGTCGAGCGCCCCAACCCCGCGCGGGGCGAGTTCTTCGCCGAGGTGATGGCCGAACGGGCGGACGGCTGGCGGCCGGTCTTCTCCCGCCGCCAGATGCTGAGGTCCCGCGCGACCTGGGTGCACGACGCCCACTGGGACTCGCTCGCCCAGGTCGCGTGCCCGACGCTCGTGGTCCGCGGGCTCGACGGTGAACTGGGCCGTGCGGAGGCCCAGGAGATGGTGCGGGTCCTGGCCCGCGGGCAGTACGCGGAGGTGGCGGACGCCGGCCATCTCGTCCACTACGACCAGCCGGACGCCTGGCGCGCGGTCGTCGAACCCTTCCTGGAGGGCGTTCTGACGGCATGA
- a CDS encoding metal-dependent transcriptional regulator: MSGLIDTTEMYLRTILELEEEGVVPMRARIAERLDQSGPTVSQTVARMERDGLVTVAGDRHLELTEEGRRLATRVMRKHRLAECLLVDVIGLEWEQVHAEACRWEHVMSEAVERRVLELLRHPTESPYGNPIPGLEELGEKSEAEAFLDDGMVSLADLDAGTEAKTVVVRRIGEPIQTDAQLMYTLRRAGVQPGSVVSVTESAGGVLVGSGGEAAELEADVASHVFVAKR, from the coding sequence ATGTCCGGACTGATCGACACCACGGAGATGTATCTCCGCACCATCCTCGAGCTGGAAGAGGAAGGCGTGGTCCCCATGCGCGCCCGCATCGCGGAGCGGCTCGACCAGAGCGGGCCCACGGTGAGCCAGACCGTCGCGCGGATGGAGCGCGACGGGCTCGTGACGGTCGCGGGCGACCGTCATCTGGAGCTCACCGAGGAGGGCCGCCGCCTCGCCACCCGCGTGATGCGCAAGCACCGGCTCGCGGAGTGCCTCCTGGTCGATGTGATCGGCCTGGAGTGGGAGCAGGTCCACGCCGAGGCGTGCCGCTGGGAGCACGTGATGAGCGAGGCCGTGGAGCGGCGCGTGCTCGAGCTGCTGCGGCACCCGACCGAGTCGCCGTACGGCAACCCGATCCCGGGCCTGGAGGAGCTGGGCGAGAAGTCGGAGGCCGAGGCGTTCCTGGACGACGGCATGGTCAGCCTGGCCGATCTGGACGCCGGCACGGAGGCCAAGACGGTGGTCGTCCGGCGGATCGGTGAGCCGATCCAGACGGACGCCCAGCTGATGTACACCCTGCGCCGAGCGGGTGTGCAGCCCGGTTCGGTGGTGAGCGTGACCGAGTCGGCGGGAGGTGTGCTGGTGGGCAGCGGCGGTGAGGCCGCGGAGCTGGAGGCGGACGTCGCCTCGCATGTCTTCGTGGCGAAGCGCTGA
- a CDS encoding SIS domain-containing protein: MGENKLADQFFDAAIGLLRRVRDEEAASIAAAGAAIADTVAAGGRLFAFGAGHSSLAAQDVVYRAGGLALMNLLAVPGVVGVDVMPATLGSALERVDGLAGAVLDSSPARAGDVLIVVSLSGRNALPVEMALNARALGLKVIGVTSVAYATETKSRHASGTYLKDHCDIVLDSKIAVGDAELTAEGIEAPFAPASTVVTSALMQAAVAAAAGELAERGIEPPLLRSGNVDGGHEWNDRVMTEYADRIFYRR, translated from the coding sequence ATGGGCGAGAACAAGCTGGCGGACCAGTTCTTCGACGCCGCGATCGGCCTGCTCCGGCGCGTGCGCGACGAGGAGGCGGCGAGCATCGCCGCGGCCGGCGCGGCCATCGCGGACACCGTCGCCGCGGGCGGGCGGCTCTTCGCCTTCGGCGCGGGACACTCCTCGCTCGCCGCGCAGGACGTCGTCTACCGGGCGGGCGGTCTGGCGCTGATGAACCTGCTCGCCGTCCCGGGCGTCGTCGGGGTGGACGTGATGCCCGCGACACTCGGCTCCGCGCTGGAGCGCGTGGACGGTCTGGCCGGCGCCGTACTCGACTCCAGCCCTGCCCGCGCCGGCGACGTGCTGATCGTCGTCTCCCTCTCCGGCCGCAACGCCCTGCCCGTCGAGATGGCCCTGAACGCGCGGGCGCTCGGACTGAAGGTCATCGGTGTGACGTCCGTGGCCTACGCCACGGAGACGAAGTCCCGGCACGCCTCGGGCACGTACCTCAAGGACCACTGCGACATCGTCCTCGACTCCAAGATCGCGGTCGGGGACGCCGAACTGACCGCCGAGGGCATCGAGGCCCCGTTCGCCCCGGCGTCCACGGTCGTCACCAGTGCCCTGATGCAGGCGGCCGTCGCCGCGGCCGCCGGCGAACTGGCCGAACGCGGCATCGAGCCGCCGCTGCTGCGGTCGGGGAACGTGGACGGCGGCCACGAGTGGAACGACCGGGTCATGACGGAGTACGCGGACCGGATCTTCTACCGCCGCTGA
- a CDS encoding PAS domain-containing protein, producing MSASKSETTSALGPDEPERDGPGSDLLAALLDGMDAALCAFDADGVVTHWNREAERILGWSPEEAVGRRGFAGWAVRTADADDVQGRLMAAMTAPGRQVHEFALLRKDGGRVLVRTQSAGVRGADGRPAGVYCAFSEVHAQIDLERSIALSEALFEDASWGVVLVDVDLRPAVVNRHAARMLGSAARTTALGRPLGELIVQGVEEVEGALHHVLADGAPGALVELWLTVRTEAGERRRCWRSGFLRLASPLAEEPVPLGVGWLFQDVTEAKLAEQEADRLRFRFSQLHRAARAAAECEDPMEAATTQLDFALAGFADHALLDVATEDGDRLVRAAATPSGAPGPVARVAGAGIPLRYPQGHPALQAMDRVGSVRTSTGGGPGRTESWAAERQWPRDAVHALSTVLRSRGRTLGVVTFLRSANRPRFERPDAEYAESVATHVASALDLGRVGGE from the coding sequence ATGAGTGCTTCCAAGAGCGAGACCACCAGCGCGCTGGGTCCGGACGAGCCGGAGCGGGACGGCCCCGGTTCCGATCTGCTCGCGGCGCTGCTGGACGGGATGGACGCCGCGCTGTGCGCGTTCGACGCGGACGGTGTGGTCACCCACTGGAACCGGGAGGCCGAGCGGATCCTCGGCTGGTCGCCCGAGGAGGCCGTCGGGCGGCGCGGTTTCGCCGGATGGGCGGTGCGGACCGCGGACGCGGACGACGTCCAGGGCCGGCTGATGGCCGCGATGACCGCGCCGGGCCGCCAGGTGCACGAGTTCGCGCTGCTGCGCAAGGACGGCGGGCGGGTGCTCGTCAGGACCCAGTCCGCCGGGGTGCGCGGGGCCGACGGCAGGCCCGCCGGGGTGTACTGCGCGTTCAGCGAGGTGCACGCCCAGATCGACCTGGAGCGCTCGATCGCCCTGAGCGAGGCGCTCTTCGAGGACGCGTCGTGGGGCGTCGTGCTGGTGGACGTGGACCTGAGGCCCGCCGTCGTGAACCGGCACGCGGCCCGGATGCTGGGTTCCGCCGCGCGTACGACGGCCCTCGGGCGTCCTCTCGGGGAGCTGATCGTGCAGGGCGTCGAAGAGGTGGAGGGCGCGCTGCACCACGTCCTCGCCGACGGTGCGCCGGGCGCGCTCGTCGAGCTGTGGCTGACGGTGCGCACCGAGGCGGGCGAGCGGCGCAGGTGCTGGCGCAGCGGTTTCCTCAGGCTGGCGTCGCCGCTGGCCGAGGAGCCGGTGCCGCTGGGCGTCGGCTGGCTGTTCCAGGACGTCACGGAGGCCAAGCTCGCGGAGCAGGAGGCGGACCGGCTGCGGTTCCGTTTCAGCCAACTGCACCGGGCCGCCAGGGCTGCGGCCGAGTGCGAGGACCCGATGGAGGCGGCGACGACGCAGCTGGACTTCGCCCTCGCCGGGTTCGCGGACCACGCCCTCCTCGACGTGGCGACGGAGGACGGGGATCGGCTGGTGCGGGCCGCCGCGACACCCTCGGGTGCCCCCGGGCCGGTCGCCCGGGTGGCGGGCGCGGGCATCCCGCTCCGGTACCCGCAGGGCCACCCGGCCCTCCAGGCGATGGACCGCGTCGGCTCCGTCCGCACCAGCACGGGCGGGGGACCGGGCCGCACCGAGAGCTGGGCCGCGGAACGCCAGTGGCCGCGCGACGCGGTGCACGCCCTGTCGACGGTGCTCCGCAGCCGCGGCCGCACGCTCGGGGTCGTCACCTTCCTGCGGTCCGCCAACCGTCCCCGCTTCGAACGCCCCGACGCGGAGTACGCGGAGAGCGTCGCGACGCACGTGGCCTCGGCGCTGGACCTGGGGCGGGTGGGCGGCGAGTAG
- the pdxH gene encoding pyridoxamine 5'-phosphate oxidase, producing the protein MTDALDPAAMREHYRSMPLDEAELPAEPMEQFVHWFKDAAAGRLHEPNAMIVSTATPDGRPSSRTVLLKHFDDRGFVFYTNYASRKGRELDANPHVSLLFPWHPLTRQVIVTGTAARVGRDETAAYFRTRPHGSQLGAWASPQSSVLPSRGELVRRYEELAERYPAGEQVPVPPEWGGYRVTPETVEFWQGHENRLHDRLRYVRTPAEPGGWRVERLAP; encoded by the coding sequence GTGACCGACGCCCTCGACCCCGCCGCCATGCGCGAGCACTACCGCTCGATGCCGCTCGACGAGGCGGAACTGCCCGCCGAGCCGATGGAACAGTTCGTCCACTGGTTCAAGGACGCCGCGGCCGGCCGGCTCCACGAGCCGAACGCCATGATCGTCTCCACGGCCACCCCCGACGGCCGGCCGTCCTCCCGGACCGTGCTGCTGAAGCACTTCGACGACCGCGGCTTCGTCTTCTACACGAACTACGCCTCGCGCAAGGGCCGCGAACTCGACGCCAATCCGCACGTCTCGCTGCTCTTCCCCTGGCACCCGCTGACCCGGCAGGTCATCGTCACCGGCACCGCGGCCCGGGTCGGCCGCGACGAGACCGCCGCGTACTTCCGCACCCGGCCGCACGGCTCCCAGCTCGGTGCCTGGGCCAGCCCCCAGTCGTCGGTGCTCCCGTCCCGAGGGGAACTGGTGCGGCGGTACGAGGAACTCGCCGAGCGGTACCCGGCCGGCGAGCAGGTCCCGGTGCCGCCGGAGTGGGGCGGTTACCGGGTGACACCCGAGACCGTCGAGTTCTGGCAGGGCCACGAGAACCGGCTCCACGACCGGCTCCGGTACGTCCGTACCCCGGCGGAGCCCGGCGGCTGGCGCGTGGAGCGGCTGGCCCCGTGA
- a CDS encoding citrate synthase 2, which produces MSDFVPGLEGVIAFETEIAEPDKEGGALRYRGVDIEDLVGHVSFGNVWGLLVDGAFNPGLPPAEPFPIPVHSGDIRVDVQSALAMLAPVWGLKPLLDIDEAQARDDLARAAVMALSYVAQSARGQGLPMVPQREIDKAESVVERFMIRWRGEPDPKHVKAVDAYWTSAAEHGMNASTFTARVIASTGADVAAALSGAVGAMSGPLHGGAPSRVLGMIEEIERTGDAVAYVRKALDKGERLMGFGHRVYRAEDPRARVLRRTAKELGAPRYEIAEALEKAALEELHNRRPDRVLATNVEFWAAIMLDFAEVPAHMFTSMFTCARTAGWSAHILEQKRTGRLVRPSARYIGPGPRDPRSIEGYADIADIAAR; this is translated from the coding sequence ATGTCCGATTTCGTACCCGGACTCGAGGGAGTCATCGCGTTCGAGACGGAGATCGCCGAACCCGACAAGGAAGGCGGCGCGCTCCGCTACCGCGGTGTCGACATCGAGGACCTCGTCGGCCACGTCTCCTTCGGGAACGTGTGGGGGCTGCTGGTGGACGGGGCGTTCAACCCCGGGCTGCCGCCCGCCGAGCCGTTCCCGATCCCGGTCCACTCCGGTGACATCCGCGTCGACGTCCAGTCGGCGCTCGCGATGCTCGCCCCCGTGTGGGGCCTGAAGCCGCTCCTGGACATCGACGAGGCACAGGCACGGGACGACCTCGCGCGGGCCGCCGTGATGGCGCTGTCGTACGTGGCACAGAGTGCCCGCGGCCAGGGCCTGCCGATGGTGCCGCAGCGGGAGATCGACAAGGCCGAGTCGGTCGTCGAGAGGTTCATGATCCGCTGGCGCGGGGAGCCGGATCCCAAGCACGTGAAGGCCGTGGACGCCTACTGGACGTCGGCCGCGGAGCACGGCATGAACGCCTCCACGTTCACCGCCCGGGTCATCGCCTCCACCGGCGCGGACGTGGCGGCCGCGCTCTCCGGTGCCGTGGGTGCCATGTCCGGGCCGCTGCACGGCGGTGCCCCGTCCCGGGTGCTCGGCATGATCGAGGAGATCGAGCGCACCGGCGACGCGGTGGCGTACGTGAGGAAGGCCCTGGACAAGGGCGAGCGCCTGATGGGCTTCGGCCACCGGGTGTACCGGGCCGAGGACCCGCGCGCCCGCGTCCTGCGGCGCACAGCGAAGGAGCTGGGCGCACCCCGCTACGAGATCGCGGAGGCGCTGGAGAAGGCCGCGCTGGAGGAGCTGCACAACCGCCGCCCGGACCGGGTGCTGGCCACGAACGTGGAGTTCTGGGCCGCGATCATGCTGGACTTCGCCGAGGTGCCCGCGCACATGTTCACGTCGATGTTCACCTGTGCCCGTACGGCCGGCTGGTCGGCGCACATCCTGGAGCAGAAGCGCACCGGGCGGCTGGTGCGCCCGTCCGCCCGGTACATCGGCCCGGGCCCGCGCGACCCGCGCTCGATCGAGGGTTACGCCGACATCGCCGACATCGCCGCGCGGTAG